The DNA window AAAGGGGGCGCCCATCGCAATCGCCTTGAGGCCCACGTCAAGCTGCGAGGAGTCACCCAGCGGGATGGGCTTGATCGCGCCCTGCGGCAGCCCCTCAGCGCGGATCAGGGCGAGGTCGAAGTCGGGGGCGCGGCCGATGACCTTGGCCTTGTAGGTCTGCTTGTTGCCGTGCAGACGGATGGTGATCTCGCTGGCGCCCTCGACGACGTGGTTGTTCGTAATGATGTCGCCCTGCGAGTTCACAAAGAAGCCGCTGCCGGTGCCCTGCTCCACGCCGCCGCCCTCGGGGGCACCGGGAACGTTGAAGCCGAACTGGTCCTGAAGCTGCTTGCGAAGCTGCGCCTGGGGGCTGTCCTGGGTACTCTCGGTGACGCTGACGTACACCAAGCCGTCCTGGCGAGCCTTGACGACCTGCACGGTGTTGGCCTCCGACTCGGTGCGGGCACGGCCCGAGTCGTAGGTCGTGGTGATGGAGGGGGTGGCGGCCTGAGCGGTCACGGCAGGCGGGGTGTTCGCCACCTGGGCATTCGACCGCTCCGACAATTCAAAGCCCGCAAACGCGCCCAGCGCGAGGGTGCCCGAGAGGGCGAGGAGGGAAAGGTTTTTGTTCATACGCGGAGTCTGCCGCGCCTCGGTTACGCGGCGGTTAAAACGAAAGGGGTATGAACTTCAACCCACCGCCGCCGCGCTCGCCCGCCCGGCATTCCGCCCGCTGAACAGGCAACCGCCCAGGAAGGTGCCCTCCAACGCCCGGTAGCCGTGCATCCCGCCCCCGCCGAAACCCGCGACCTCGCCCGCTGCGTAAAGGCCCGGCATGACCTCGCCCCCCGGACGCAGGACGCGGCCCTGGAGGTCCGTCTCCAGCCCGCCCAGCGTCTTGCGGGTCAGAATGTTGAGCCGCACGGCGATGAGCGGGCCACCCTCCGGGTCGAGGATTGGCGCGGGTTTAGTGACGCGGAACAGCCGCTCGCTGCGGAGACCCCGCGCCCCCCGGATCAGGGCGAGCTGGGTGTCCTTGCCCACGTCGTTCAGGAGCTGCATGTCGCGCTCGCGCACCTCCCGCTCGACGGTGGCGGGGTCGAGAAGGTCGTTGCCGACGAGACCATTCATCCCGGCCACCAGGTCGCGCAGATTGTCCCGCACCACGAAGTCCTCGCCGTGATCCATAAACGCCTGCACCGGCCCCTGCACGCGCCCGGTGGCGCGGCGCAGGGTTAACTGCACGTTCCGTCCCGTCAGGTCGGGGTTCTGCTCGCTGCCCGAGAGGGCGAACTCTTTCTTGATGATCTGACGGTTGAGCAGGAACCAGGTGTAGGGATACCCGCTGCGGGTGATGTGCGTCAGCGTGGCGAGCGTGTCGAAGCCGGGGTAGTGCGGGAAGGGCACCCGCCGCCCGGTGGGGTCGAGCCACAGGCTGCTGGGGCCGGGCAGGATGCGGATGCCGTGGCTCGGCCAGACCGGGTTCCAGTTCCGCAACCCTTCAGTGTAGTGCCACATCCGGTCGGGATTCGTCAGGCTGGCCCCGGCGTTTTTCACGATGCCCTGAAGTTCGCCGTCCACGTACCTCGGCACGCCCGCGACCATGAACTCGGGGGGAGGCCCCAGCCGCTCGACCGGCCAGTTCCGCCGCACGAGGTCGAAGTTGCCGCCGATACCGCCGGAGGTGACGACGACTGCGCCCGCGTTCAGGCTGAAGTCGTCCACGACCACGCGGGAACTCGCTTGGCCGCGCGCCTCGTTGGATGGTTCCAGAACCTGCCCGTGGACACCATGGACGACGCCGTTCGTCATGTTCAACCCACGAACACGGTGCCGGAAGCGGAACCGGATACGGCCCGCCGCCACGTGTTCTCTTACCCTCCGCTCGAACGGCTCGACCACGCCCGGCCCCGTGCCCCAGGTGATGTGAAAGCGTGGCACGCTGTTCCCCGGCCCACTCGCCCCCTGTCCGCCACGCTCGGCCCAGCCGACAGCGGGAAACCAGCGCACCCCCATCGCGTGCAGCCACGCCCGCTTCTCCCCTGCCGCGAAGTCCACGTAGGCTTCGGCCCATTTTCTCGGCCAGTGGTCCTCGGGGCGGTCGAAGCTCGCGTTGTTCAGCCAGTCGCTCCAGGCCAGCTCGCGCGAGTCGCGAATGCCCAACCTGCGCTGCTCGGGCGAGTCCACCAGAAAGAGGCCGCCGAAAGACCAGTATGCCTGCCCACCCAGGTTCTGCTCACCTTCCTGGTCCAGCAGCAGCACGCGCTTTCCGGCGTCGGCAATCTGGGCTGCGGCGACAAGTCCGGCCAGTCCGGCGCCGACGACAATCACGTCTGTATCGGGGGTGGGCATGGGGCAACACTACAGGGAAAAGGGGAGGAGGCCCGCTCCAGCCCCCGTCTGTCGCCCTAAGCAACGTGCGGGCCTCACCCTCGTTCAGCAAGACAAAAGCCAGCCCCCGCCGTGGAGGGCAGGGGCCGGAGGCCGGACTGGACTTTGGTTACTTCTTCCGCTTGGCGGGGGCGGGACCTTTCTTACCGCCGCCGCCGCCCGTGCGCTCCTTGGCGTCGCGCATGAAGGAGCGGAGCTTGGCCTCGAACTGCGGGCTCTGGCGGCCGATGGCGCGGGGGCGCGGCACCTCCTCGGGTTCTTCCAAAAGCTCCTTGATGGAGAGGTCGAGGCGGCCCCGCTCGTCGCGGCCCAGCACCTTGACCTCCACGTTCTCGCCTTCGCGGACGTGGTCGTGGATGTTCCGCACGAAGGAGTGCGCGATCTGCGAGATGTGGACGAGGCCGGTCTCGCCGTTCTCGAACTGGATGAACGCGCCGAAATCGGTCACGCGCGTCACGCGGCCCTCGACGACCGCGCCGGGGTCAAGCTGCACCAAGGGTGCCCTCCTGAATCAGCATAAGTCACATTCTATATCACGCCCGGCCCGGCTGCATGCGCCGAGATGAGACGGGGGTGTACGACAAGCCGCCCACACCGGGGGAAGCCGCGGGCCCCAAGCCCGCAAACCGTCGGCGCGTTCTGAAGGCCCTCCCGATGAGACAGGCCGGGTAGAGTGGGGACCGATGAAGCTTCGCGGCACGCTCGGCGGCATGAACCTCCTCCTCGAACCGGGCGACACGGCGGGCAGCGTCTCGCAGGCCCTCGCCCCCCGCACGGAACTTCTCGGCGCCAGCGTGACGCTGGAAATCCAGGGCGACACCGACCCGGGCGCCCTGGAGACGGCCCTTTCCGCCATCCGCGCGGCGGGCGGCACGCCGGGCCGGGTGCGTGCCCCCCGCGTCACGGTGACCGGCCCGGGCGGCGAGGAGGGCAGCGCCCGCACCGTGATCCTGCCCCACGGCGTGCGCGCGGGCTTCCGCGGTGAGTACCGGGGCAGCGTGGTCATCCTGGGCGACGTGAACCCCGGCGCCGAGGTGGTGGCGGGCGGCGACGTGATCGTGATGGGGGCGCTGCGGGGCGTGGTCCACGCGGGCCACGGCGGGAACGCCGACGCCATCGTGTGGGCCCGGCCCATCGCCAGCGCCCAGATTCGCATCGGCGACGCCGTGGCCCGCGCCCCCGAGGGCAGCAGCCTCAGCACCATGCGGAAGCTGGAGGGGCCAAGTGACGCCGAGCTCGCCCGGCTCCAAGGCGGCGTGATCGTGATCGAGCCGCACCGGTAGGCCAGGCCGAGGGATGGTGAGGGACCAATGGCCGGGTCGCGCTGGCTACCCTGGGAGCAATGGAGCCGGTGCAAATCACCCATCTCAACGCGAAGCGCAGGCGGCTGTGGCCGACGCCCGACTTCGGGGCGTTCTTCATGTTCTTCGGCATTTCCGGCACGGACTGGAACCGCGAGGAGCGCTTGCAACAACGCTTCGAGCGCGAGTATTACCGGCAGATCGTCACGCTGAGGCTGTCCGGCAAGGTGCGGCCGGGCCGATATGCCCTGCACGGGCTGCCCGGCGAGGCCAAGCAACGCGGCTGGACCGTGACGGCGGACGGCAGGGCGACCAGCACACTGAGCGACGAAGGCCTGGGCGAGCTGAGGGCCTGGCTGGCGCGGGGCGAGCGCGAGGTTCTTCCCGGCCCGCTGGGGTGAAAGCCGCCTCCCACCACCTTTCCTGAATCGATTCAGCCCCGCCGCTTTCCTGCTACGCTCTGACCCATGACCCAGGGCCTCTCCGGCGAGCTGAAGTGGTGGCAACGCGGCATCATCTACCAGATCTACCCCAGATCATTTCAGGACGCCTCGGGCGACGGGGTGGGTGACCTGCGCGGCATCACGGTGCGGCTGCCCTACGTGGCGAGCCTGGGGGTGGAGGCGGTGTGGCTCTCCCCCATCTTCACGAGTCCGATGCGCGACTTCGGGTACGACGTGGCCGACTACTGCGACATCGATCCCCTCTTCGGCACGCTGGAGGATTTCGACGCGCTGGTCGCCGAGGCGCACCGCCTGGGGCTGAAGGTGATGCTGGACTACGTGCCCAACCACACCTCCTCGGATCACGCCTGGTTCCGGGAGGCATTACAGGGCAAGGACAGCCCGAAGCGCGACTGGTACGTGTGGCGCGACCCGGCCCCGGCTGGCGGCGCGCCGAACAACTGGAAGTCCTTTTTCGGGGGCGGGGCGTGGACGCTGGACGAGGCGAGCGGGCAGTATTACCTCCACCAGTTCCTGCCCAGCCAACCCGACCTGAACTGGCGCAACCCCGAGGTGCGGCGGGCGATGGCCGACGTCCTGCGCTTCTGGATGCGGCGTGGGGTGGACGGCTTCCGTGTGGATGTGATCTGGCTGCTCGCCGAGGACGAGCGCTTCCTGGACGAGCCCCAGAACCCCGAGTGGCAGCCGGGCCAGATCGAGCACGCGAGCCTGGAGCACATCTACACCCAGGACCAGCCGGAGACGCACGAGTACATCCGCGAGCTGCGGCAGGTGCTGGACGAATTCTCCACCCCCGAGCACGACCGCATGATGGTGGGCGAGATTTACCTGCCGGTCGAGCGGCTGCTCCCGTATGCGGGCACGCGGGACGCCCAGATGGTCCACCTCCCTTTCAACTTCCACCTCATCCTGATTCCATGGGACGCCGTTCAGATCCGCGAGTTCGCCGACATGTACGACGCCGCGTGCCGCCTGGCCGACACCTGGCCGAACTGGGTGCTCGGCAACCACGACCAGCACCGCTTCAAGACGCGGGTGGGGGCGGCGCAGTACCGGGTCGCACAGACACTGCTCCTCACCCTGCGCGGCACCCCGACCGTCTACTACGGCGACGAGATCGGCATGGAGAACGTATCCATCCCCTTCGAGAAGATGGTGGACCCGGCGGGTCTTCAGCAGCCCGACGTGCCTGCCGCTAGTCGCGACCCCGAGCGCACGCCGATGCAGTGGGACAGCGGCCCCAACGCGGGCTTCGCCCCGGCAGGTGTCGCGCCCTGGCTGCCCCTCGCCCCCGACGCCGACCGGGTGAACGTGCAGGCCGAGGAGGGGGACCCGCGCAGCGACCTGAACTACTTCCGGGCGCTGACGCGGCTGCGGCGGGAGCATCCGGCGCTGGTGGGCGGGGAGTACCGGTCCCTGGACGCCGGGCACGCGGACGTGTTCGCCTTCGAGCGCAGGCTGAGGGACGAGCGGCTGACCGTGCTGCTCAACTTCGGCGGGGAAACCCGGGAGACAGGAGACCTCGCGGCGGGCGAGACACTGCTGAGCAGCCTGAATGACACCCCGGCGAGCGGCGCGGCGCTGAGGCCGAACGAGGCGCGGATTCTGCGGTAGACGGCGCGGGACGCGAGCGGGAACGCCGAGACCCGGCGGACTCAGCTCCTGCTATTCCTTGTCCAGCCGCGCAAAATAGGCGGTCGCGCCCGACCGGAGGCCACTCTTGGCGTACAGGCGATGCACTTCCGGCGCCCGGCGTCCCGTCACCAGCATCACTTTGTACGCGCCCAGCGCTCGGCCCAGGTCCACCGCGCGTGACATCAGCGCCGTGCCGATGCCCTGCCCACGTGCGTCCGCATGGGTCACCACGTTTTCGATGAGGGCGTAAGGCCATGCCCCCTGCGTGAGGTTGGGCACCACCACGAGCGTGACGGTGCCCAGGAGTTCGCCCCGTTCCGCGACGAGCACGTGAATCTTGGGATCAGCGAGCAGGGCCTGCCAGGCCGCGAGGGCCGCCGGTTCGTCCGGTTCCGGGGAGGACGGGCTGAATTGCCGGTAGAGCGTTTGAAGGCCCGGCAGGTCGTCGTGGCGCGCCTGTCGAAGCAGCAACGTGGACATGACGGCAGTCTAGGGCTGCCTGGAGTTCACCCCTGCAGCCGAACAAGGCGCGAATCGTTCGCAGGTACCCCCCTCCACACCCCGGGGCCGTATCCTCACCCTATGGGCTTTCTGATTCGCTTGCTGGTGAATGCGCTGGCGCTGTACCTGGTCTCGCGGACGTACGCGGGCGTCTCCTTCGCGACGGGTGCGGACGTGGGAAGCATCCTGATCGCCGCCCTCGTGCTGGGCATCGTGAACGCGCTGATCCGCCCGGTGCTGCTGCTCCTCAGCCTGCCGGTCAACCTGCTCACGCTGGGCCTCTTCACGCTCGTGGTCAACGGGATCGTGCTGTGGCTGGTGGCGAGCGTGACGGCGCTGGACGTGGCGGGCTTCGGCGCCGCGATCGTGGGGGCGATCATCCTGGCAATCATCAGTTGGATTCTCGACGCGGGTGTCAGCGCGCTGGGGCTGGACGGGGGGCGGCGTTGACTTCAGTGATGCCGCGCGTGGTGGAGAGCTCCACCGAACTCCGGCAGAAGTTGCTGCGAGCCGGACAAGTGGGTCTGGTCCCCACGATGGGCTACCTGCACGAGGGCCACGCCACGCTGATCCGGCGTGCCCGGGCCAAGTGCGACACGGTGGTCGTCAGCGTGTTCGTCAACCCGAGGCAGTTCGGGGCGAACGAGGACCTGGGCCGCTATCCACGCGACCTCGACCGGGATCTGAGAGTCGCGGGCGAGGCAGGCGCCGACCTGCTCTTTCACCCCGACGTAGACACGATGTACCCGCCGGGCTACGCCACGACCGTCTCGGTGGGCGGCGTCTCCGGCCCGCCCGAGGGCACCTCGCGCCCCGGCCACTTCGACGGGGTGGCGACGGTGGTCCTCAAACTCTTCAACCTCGTGCAACCGCATAGAGCGTACTTCGGGGAGAAGGACTGGCAGCAGCTCGCGGTCGTGCGGCGGATGGTGGGCGATCTGAACGTTCCGGTCGAGGTCGTGGGCGTGCCCACCGTCCGCGAGGCGTCGGGGCTGGCCCTGAGCAGCCGCAACTCCTACCTGACCGACGAGCAACGAGGCCGGGCGGTGATCCTCTCCCGCGCATTAGGGGCCGTGCAGGAGGCCGCGCTGTCGGGTGAGCTCGATACGGCGAGGCTTCGCCAGGCGGGGCTGGACGTGCTGGGGCAGGACCCCGAGGTGGACCTCGACTACCTCACGGTCGTGGACGGTGACATGCGGGAAAGAGGGCGTGTGGAGAATGATCCCATGACCCGCGTGCTGGTGGCCGCCCGGATGTTCGGCGTGAGGCTGATCGACAACCTGCCCCTGTGGCCGGAGGGGGACCCGGCGTGACCCTCGACGAGCTGCTGCACGAGATGGTGGGGCGCCGCGCCTCGGACGTTCACCTCCAGGTCGGCAGCCCGCCGATGGGCCGGGTGGACGGCCACCTGCTGCCCTTCGGGACCCAGCCGCTGGGTCCGGCCGACACGGCCGCACTCGCGCAGGCCCTGCTGACGCCCGACCAGTGGGAGGACTTCGGCTACCGCAACGAACTCGACCTCGCGCACAGCGTGCCGGGGCTGGGCCGCTTCCGCTGCAATGTGTTCCGGCAGCGCGGCGCGGTCGGCATCGTGATGCGGACGGTGATGGTCAACATCCCGGGCTTCGAGACGCTGGGCCTGCCCGCCGAGATCATGCGGGCCTTTGCCGAGACGTCGCGCGGCCTGGTCCTTGTCACGGGCCCGACGGGCAGCGGCAAGAGCACCACCCTCGCCTCGCTGATCGACTACATCAACCAGACGTCCGCGTACAACATCATCACGGTCGAGGACCCCATCGAGTTCCTGCACCGCAACCGCAAGAGCCTGGTCGTGCAGCGCGAGGTGGGGTCGGAC is part of the Deinococcus apachensis DSM 19763 genome and encodes:
- a CDS encoding GNAT family N-acetyltransferase, with the translated sequence MSTLLLRQARHDDLPGLQTLYRQFSPSSPEPDEPAALAAWQALLADPKIHVLVAERGELLGTVTLVVVPNLTQGAWPYALIENVVTHADARGQGIGTALMSRAVDLGRALGAYKVMLVTGRRAPEVHRLYAKSGLRSGATAYFARLDKE
- a CDS encoding FAD-binding dehydrogenase; this encodes MPTPDTDVIVVGAGLAGLVAAAQIADAGKRVLLLDQEGEQNLGGQAYWSFGGLFLVDSPEQRRLGIRDSRELAWSDWLNNASFDRPEDHWPRKWAEAYVDFAAGEKRAWLHAMGVRWFPAVGWAERGGQGASGPGNSVPRFHITWGTGPGVVEPFERRVREHVAAGRIRFRFRHRVRGLNMTNGVVHGVHGQVLEPSNEARGQASSRVVVDDFSLNAGAVVVTSGGIGGNFDLVRRNWPVERLGPPPEFMVAGVPRYVDGELQGIVKNAGASLTNPDRMWHYTEGLRNWNPVWPSHGIRILPGPSSLWLDPTGRRVPFPHYPGFDTLATLTHITRSGYPYTWFLLNRQIIKKEFALSGSEQNPDLTGRNVQLTLRRATGRVQGPVQAFMDHGEDFVVRDNLRDLVAGMNGLVGNDLLDPATVEREVRERDMQLLNDVGKDTQLALIRGARGLRSERLFRVTKPAPILDPEGGPLIAVRLNILTRKTLGGLETDLQGRVLRPGGEVMPGLYAAGEVAGFGGGGMHGYRALEGTFLGGCLFSGRNAGRASAAAVG
- a CDS encoding S1 RNA-binding domain-containing protein; amino-acid sequence: MVQLDPGAVVEGRVTRVTDFGAFIQFENGETGLVHISQIAHSFVRNIHDHVREGENVEVKVLGRDERGRLDLSIKELLEEPEEVPRPRAIGRQSPQFEAKLRSFMRDAKERTGGGGGKKGPAPAKRKK
- a CDS encoding type IV pilus twitching motility protein PilT codes for the protein MTLDELLHEMVGRRASDVHLQVGSPPMGRVDGHLLPFGTQPLGPADTAALAQALLTPDQWEDFGYRNELDLAHSVPGLGRFRCNVFRQRGAVGIVMRTVMVNIPGFETLGLPAEIMRAFAETSRGLVLVTGPTGSGKSTTLASLIDYINQTSAYNIITVEDPIEFLHRNRKSLVVQREVGSDTRDFRTALKYALRQDPDVIMIGEMRDKETVEAALSAAQTGHLVLSTLHTQDAVRTVNRIIDFFAPHERDQIRVQLAESLVGIISQRLLRRADGLGRVLGTEVLLNTPLVQEYIKDEEKTYLIKDALIEDNIRGMHTFDQHLVQLYRHHLITLDEALDHATSPHEVRLMVTRAGFAS
- a CDS encoding phage holin family protein; this translates as MGFLIRLLVNALALYLVSRTYAGVSFATGADVGSILIAALVLGIVNALIRPVLLLLSLPVNLLTLGLFTLVVNGIVLWLVASVTALDVAGFGAAIVGAIILAIISWILDAGVSALGLDGGRR
- a CDS encoding septum site-determining protein MinC, giving the protein MKLRGTLGGMNLLLEPGDTAGSVSQALAPRTELLGASVTLEIQGDTDPGALETALSAIRAAGGTPGRVRAPRVTVTGPGGEEGSARTVILPHGVRAGFRGEYRGSVVILGDVNPGAEVVAGGDVIVMGALRGVVHAGHGGNADAIVWARPIASAQIRIGDAVARAPEGSSLSTMRKLEGPSDAELARLQGGVIVIEPHR
- the panC gene encoding pantoate--beta-alanine ligase, with product MPRVVESSTELRQKLLRAGQVGLVPTMGYLHEGHATLIRRARAKCDTVVVSVFVNPRQFGANEDLGRYPRDLDRDLRVAGEAGADLLFHPDVDTMYPPGYATTVSVGGVSGPPEGTSRPGHFDGVATVVLKLFNLVQPHRAYFGEKDWQQLAVVRRMVGDLNVPVEVVGVPTVREASGLALSSRNSYLTDEQRGRAVILSRALGAVQEAALSGELDTARLRQAGLDVLGQDPEVDLDYLTVVDGDMRERGRVENDPMTRVLVAARMFGVRLIDNLPLWPEGDPA
- a CDS encoding alpha-amylase family glycosyl hydrolase, which translates into the protein MTQGLSGELKWWQRGIIYQIYPRSFQDASGDGVGDLRGITVRLPYVASLGVEAVWLSPIFTSPMRDFGYDVADYCDIDPLFGTLEDFDALVAEAHRLGLKVMLDYVPNHTSSDHAWFREALQGKDSPKRDWYVWRDPAPAGGAPNNWKSFFGGGAWTLDEASGQYYLHQFLPSQPDLNWRNPEVRRAMADVLRFWMRRGVDGFRVDVIWLLAEDERFLDEPQNPEWQPGQIEHASLEHIYTQDQPETHEYIRELRQVLDEFSTPEHDRMMVGEIYLPVERLLPYAGTRDAQMVHLPFNFHLILIPWDAVQIREFADMYDAACRLADTWPNWVLGNHDQHRFKTRVGAAQYRVAQTLLLTLRGTPTVYYGDEIGMENVSIPFEKMVDPAGLQQPDVPAASRDPERTPMQWDSGPNAGFAPAGVAPWLPLAPDADRVNVQAEEGDPRSDLNYFRALTRLRREHPALVGGEYRSLDAGHADVFAFERRLRDERLTVLLNFGGETRETGDLAAGETLLSSLNDTPASGAALRPNEARILR